The Usitatibacter rugosus genome segment CGGGCTCCGTTGGCCATCACCCCGGCCCAATGCCGGTCGAGCACCACGCCCACGAGCGGCTGCATCAGCATTCCGCCGATCATCACGCCCATGTTCGCGATGCCCGACGCGGTACCGCCGAAGCGCGAGGGGACGGATTCCTTCGCGAGCGGGAACGTGAGGATGAAAGCGCCGCAGCTCACGCCCACGGCGACCAGCAGTGCGATCAGGACCGCGCGATCGAGACCGGGAACGAACACCACGATGGACCACAGCAGCATCGCCGCGACGATGCCGCCCATCATCACGGGCTTGCGCCGTCCCAGCTTCTCCGACAGCGCGCCGTAGCCCAAGCCGGACACCGACCACGCGATCATCATCAGCGAGGCGACGCCCGCGGCCTCCGCCGTCGTGAAGTTGTAGTGCATCACCAGGAACGGCACGCCCCAGAGCCCCGCGAACGACAGGACGATCGCCGAGAGCGCCGCGGGCCCGACGAGGAGGATCCACATGTTGCGATGGCGCAGCACCTCGCGCAGCGCGTGCAGGGCCGACACGGATTCGTGCGGCTTGGCGGCCTCCGGGAAATGGCTCGCGTAGCCGCGCTCGGTGGGATCGTCGCGGACGACGAACCAGATCGCGACGGCGACCAGCCCCGTCGCAATCGCGCTTGCCACCATGACGGAGCGCCATCCGAAGTGCGCCACCGCGAAGCTGAGCGGCGCACCCGCCAGCGTTGCGCCGCACACGCCGATGAAGAGCGCGGTGGCACTCGCGTAGGCGAACTGGCGCGGGACCATCCAGTGGGTCGCGATCTTCAGCATGGCGACGAAGGCCACGCCTCCGGCCGCACCGATCAGCAGCCGGCCGGCATTGGCGACGATCGCGTTCGGCGCGAGCCCGAAGGCCAGCGTGCCCAGCGCCATGACCGCTGCGCCCGCCGCGAGCAGCCGACGCGGTCCCCAACGGTCGGCCGCGAGCCCGGTCGGGATCTGGCCGGCGACATAGCTATAGAAATAGAACGCGGAGAGGTTGCCGAGCGCGGCGGCCGAAAGATTGAAATCCCGCGAGAGGTCCTGCGCCAGCACGGCGGGCGCCACGCGCTGGTAGAACGCAATCAAATAGAAGCACGCGCCCATTCCCCACACCAGCCACGCGGCCGAGGCCGGCGGGACGCTACGCGTCAATACTGTTCCCACGGAAGGCCGTCGACGCGCCAGCCGCTCAGGGTGTTGCGATGGTGGTTGGGGTCCAGCTCGCCCTCGAATCCGTGGAGGACGTTGATGACGTGCTTGAAGCCCGCCTTCTCGAGCGCGTCGCCCGCCTCGAGCGTGCGGTTGCCGCTGCGGCAGATGAGCACGATCGGCCGCTTCTCGAAGTTGGCGCCGGCGATGCGCTTCACCTGGCCGACGAAATGCGTGTTCAGTTCCCAGTCCGCGCCGTCGTACCAGGGCACCATCATCGAGCCCACGGGATGGCCCACGAACATGTATTCCATCTCGCTCCGGCAATCGACGAAGACGGCGTCCGGGTTGTCCTTCAGGTACTGGTAGGTCTGCTTGGGTGTCAGGTGATCCATGGCAATATTGGCGTCCTGCCGCGATTATAAGTCCACGCTCATGAACGCACCTTCCAGCCCCTTCCCGTTCGATTCCGTGATCGCCGCCGCGGCCGAAAAGGTCGAAGGCAAAGTCGTCGCCTGGCGCCGCGATTTCCACCAGAACCCCGAGCTCGGCAACCGCGAGGTACGCACCGCGAAAATCGTGGCCGATCACCTGCGCGCCCTCGGATTCGACGAGGTGCGCGAGAAGGTCGCGCATACCGGCGTCGTCGGCATCCTCAAGGGCGGCAAGCCCGGCCCGGTCGTGGCGTTGCGCGCCGACATGGATGCGCTTCCGGTGGCCGAGGAGGTGGATGTCCCCTTCAAGAGCGAAGTGCGCACCGAATGGAACGGGCAGAAGTGCGGCGTGATGCACGCTTGCGGCCACGACGCGCACACCTCGATCCTCATGGGTGTCGCCGAAGTGCTCGCCGGCATGCGCGCGCAGATTCCCGGCACCGTGACCTTCATCTTCCAGCCCGCGGAGGAGACGCCGCCCATCGGCGAGGATGGCGGCGCCAAGATGATGATCGAGCAGGGCTGCCTCGCGAACCCGAAGGTCGACGCGATCTTCGGCCTGCACGTCACGTCGATCTTCCCCACCGGGATGATCGGCTATCGCTCCGGGCCGTTCATGGCCTCGGCCGACGACTTCCGCATCTTCGTGCGCGGCACGCAGACGCACGCGGCCATGCCCTGGCGCGGCGTCGATCCCATCGTCGTCGGCGCGCAGATCGTGACGGGCCTGCAGACCATCGTGTCGCGCCAGATGAACATCGCGAAGGAGCCGTCGATCGTGACCGTGGGCGTGTTCCACGGCGGGGTGCGCCACAACATCATCCCGGACGAAGTGAAGATGGAAGGCACCATCCGCGCCTTCGACGAGGAGCAGCGGAACGAAGTTCATACGCACGTGAAGCGCATCGCGGAGATGATCGCGCAGGCGGGCGGCGCCACGGCGAAGGTGCACATCCACCGCTGGTACGACGTGACGGTGAACGATCCCGCGCTCACCGACTGGTCGATTCCGACGCTGGGCCGCATGGCGGGCGACGCGAACGTGAAGGTCGTCGACAAGGTCTGCGGCGCCGAGGACTTCTCGTTCTACCAGAAGGCCGTGCCCGGTTTCTTCTACTTCGTGGGCTGCACGCCGAAGGACAAGGACGCCTCGACGGCCGCGCCGAACCACAGCCCGCGCTTCTTCGTCGACGAGGAATGCCTCAAGCTGGGCGTGAAGTCATTGTCCGCGCTGGCGCTCGACTGGCTCGCCACCCACGCCTGAGGCGATGGAAGGCCACACGCTCTGGGTATACGCGGGCGCTTCGCTCGCGCTCATCCTCACGCCCGGCCAGGACATGCTCTACGTCGCAACGCGCTCGCTCGCGCAGGGGCGCATGGCCGGGCTCTTCTCCGCGATCGGCGTTTGCTGCGGCATCCTCGTGCACACGGCACTGGCCGCGTTCGGCGTCGGCGCGATCCTGCAGGCCAGCGAGGGGCTCTTCTTCGCCCTGAAACTCGCGGGTGCGGCCTATCTCGTCTATCTCGGCATCCGCCTGCTGCTCACGCGCGCCCTGCCACCGGAGCTCGCCACCGGCGGCGCTGCCCTCTCCCCGCTCGCGCTCTTCTGGCAGGGGATGCTCTCCAACATCACCAACCCGAAGATCGTCCTCTTCTTCCTCGCGTTCCTGCCGCAGTTCGTCGATCCCGCGAGCCCGCATCCCACGCGCGACCTCGTGTTCCTCGGCGTGCTCTATGCGGCGATGGCGCTTCCCGTGAAGGCCGGCGTGGGCCTCGCGGGCGGCAGCCTCTCGGAGCGCGTGCTGAAGCGCCCGTCCACCTTCGTGTGGATGAACCGCGCGAGTGGCGCGGTGCTCGTCGCCCTCGGCCTGCGCCTCGCCGCGAGCGAGCGCTAAGGCAAAACCCGGGTCAGAGTGGAGTTTTCGGGGCCTTCTTCAGCCCCGCGCGATAGTCGACGATTCGCTGCTTGAGACCCGGCCGCCGTGCAGAGCTTGTGAGCGACGCCAAATCCTCCTCGCAATGGTCGCCCCGCGCGACCCGCCGAATCGCGGCGAAAGTCTCTCGATCGACCACCGGCGTGCTCGCCTGCTCCTCCAGCCACGACGCGATGCCGACCCGGGTCGCGAGCCCACATTGGAGCGCGTAGCCCGCATCGCATGCGGCGCCTTCCGTCACGAACGGGCGCGCGATATCCCATCCGATTGCTTCCACGAGGCGGCGCGTGCCGAGCACGATGCCGAACGCGGAGCCGGGAAAGCGGAACGTCGCGTCTTCGTTCGCCACGCGGATGTCGCACGACGCAAAGATGTCGGCACCCGCACCCCACGTTCGGCCCTGAGCGAGCGCGATCGTGCGCAGTGGCGCGTGCCACAAAGCCTGCAGCAGCTTCTCCAGCGCGATGAAGCGATCGGCGAGCGTCGCGTCCGTCTCCGTGTCGAGCGACGAGAGGTCGAAGCCGGTGCAGAAGTGCGATCCCGATCCGGCGAGGACCAGCGTATGGACCGTAGTGTCGGCAACAGCAGCGTCGATCGCCGCATGCAGCGCGGCCACCAGCTCCACCGACAGCGCGTTGCCCTTCTCGGGACGGTCGAGTCCGAGGGTCGCGACGCCCTCGCGCGTCGAAGCGCGGACCATCAGGCGTTCGAGTAGCCGGAGACGAACTCTCGCGCCTCGCCGGTCTTCGCGTCGTACCAGTGGCGCTTCACGCGGCCGATGTCGGCGCCGTAGACGTGGATGCTGATCGACGGCTGGTCGGCGAGCGCGTTGGCCACGGTGTGCACGTCGCCGACGGTGGGCGAGACGGCCTCGATCTGGCCCTTCTTCAGCACGTGCTCGTGGCCGGTCGCCTTCGCGCGGCCCTGCGCGTCGTGCTCGAACTCCTCGCACAGCTCCGCTCCGCGCATCACGCCGACGAGACCCCACACCGTATGGTCGTGCACGGGCGTCTTCTGGCCGGGGCCCCACACGAAGCTGATCACGGAGAAGCGCTCCTGCGGATCGCGATACAGCAGGTACTGGCGATAGGTGTCGGGGCCGGGCACGGTGTACTTCTCGTCCAGCCAGTCGTCGTGCGCGATCAAATCGGCGAGCAGCGGCGAGACGCGGGCGAGGATCTTCGCCTCGGCCTTCTCCTCCTCCACGATCTTCGTCGTGCCGGCGACGAAACGGTCCAGTCGGTTCATGGTTTTTCCTCCAGGCTTTCGCGCAAGGCTTCGGTGTCCTCGCCGAGCGCAGGATAGCGCTTCGAAACGGCCACCGCGGCGCCGTCGAGGCGGATCGGGCAGCCGACGGTGCGGGTCACGCGGCCACCGGGCAGCGTCACCGGCTGCTCGAGGCCAAGGAACACGGCCTGCGGATCGGCGAGAGCCTCGGCGTAGCCGTTGATGGGCGCGCCCGGAACGCCGGCGTCGCGGAACTTCGCGAGCCACGAAGCGGCTCCTGCCGTCGCGAACTTCGCCTCCAGCAGATCCTTCAACGCACCCTGGTTCTGCGCGCGCAACGTCGTCGAGGCAAATCGCGCGTCGGCCACGAGCTCGGGCATTCCCACGACGTCGCAGACCGACTGCCACAGCTTCTGGTTGCCGGCGGCGATCGCGAAGAAGCCGTCGGCCGCGCGGTACGCCTGGTAGGGAGCGTTGCGCGGATGGGCCGAGCCGAGCTTGCGCGGGTTCTTGCCGGTACCGAAATACTCGCTGGTCTGCAGGGCGGCGATGGCGAGCGTGGTCGCGAACATCGGAACGTCGATCGTGCCGCCCGGGCCGCCGGAGCGAACCTGCGCGATCTTCGCGGCGATGGTGAAGGCCGCGTACAGGCCGGAGGCGAAGTCGGAGAGCGGGACGCCGCACTTCACCGGCGCGCCGTCGGGCTCGCCCGTCACGCTCATCACGCCGCTCGCGGCCTGGATGGTGAGGTCGAAGCCGCCTTCCGCCGAGCGTGGCCCCGCCTGGCCGAACGCGGAGATCGAGCAATAGATGAGGGAAGGCTTGCGCGGGCCGAACCAGTCCCAGCCGAGGCCGAGGCGCGCCATCACGCCGGGGCGGTTGTTCTCGATCAGGACGTCGGCCTCGAGCGCGAGCGCGCGGGCGAAATCGCGGCTTGCAGGATCCTTGAGGTCGAGCGCCACGGATTGCTTGCCTCGATTGATCGACGCGAAGTTCTCGCTGTAGCCGTTCGCGACCGGCGGCCACTGGCGCATCGCATCGCCCTCGGGCGGCTCGACCTTGATGACCTCCGCGCCGTAATCGGCGAGCAGCATGCCGCAGAACGGACCCGCGGCGACCTGGCAGAACTCCACGACCTTCACGCCCTCGAGGGGCTTCACGGAATGAGCATTCATCGCTTCTGATTCTGCACTTGTCGCTTGCCCGGCGCCACGGGAAGCTGGCCGGCATCCACGGGAGAAACCATGATCGACGGCGCACGCTACGGACACACGAACCTCATCGCACGCGACTGGCGCGCGCTCGCGCGCTTCTACCAGGACCTCTTCGGTTGCACGCCGGTTCCACCCGAACGTGATTTCCGAGGCCGCGACCTCGAACGCGGCTCGGGCATCGCCCGCGCGGAGCTGCGCGGCGTGCACCTGCGGCTGCCGGGCCACGGCCCCTCGGGACCGACGCTCGAGATCTTCAACTACAACGTCCTCGAGGAAAGGCCGCGCACGGCCGTGAACCGGCCGGGCTTCGGCCACATCGCTTTCGTCGTGGACGATGTCGAGGCGGCGCGGCAGGCGGTGCTCTCGGCGGGCGGGCGCAGCGTCGGCGACGTCGTCACGCTCACGAACGCGGCCGGCGCGCGGCTCACCTGGACGTACGTGACCGACCCGGAAGACAACGTGATCGAGCTGCAATCGCCCGCGAAGTAGCTGCGGCACCGACCTCTGGCTAGCCCGCGGGGTTGCGCCCGCGTTCGGTGCGCCCGGCGAGCGACGCACCATCGGTGCAGTGCGGTCCCTGGGCGTGAACGCAGGGGGCAATGGCTTAAGTCGTTGATCGAACGCGGCTTCGGGAATGCGCGGAGCGTGGCACAACCCTTGCTGGTATCCGAACTTGTATACCAGAGGCCCACGAGCGTGCCCCCACCGATTCCCGCCACGATTGCCGCGCTGCACGATGCTTACCGCGCGGGAAAGCTGCGCCCCACGGATGTGGTCGAGGCGTGGCTCGCGCGCGACGCGAGCGAACGGGCGGCACCGGTGTGGATCTCGGTGCAATCGCCGGAGGTACTGCGCGCCCGAGCGAGCACGCTCGATGCGCAACTGCGAACCGATCCGCAGCGCGCACTCGCCTCGCCCGTCTTCGGAACGCTCTTCGCGGTGAAGGACAACATCGACTGCGCGGGCCTGCCGACCACGGCCGCATGCCCCGCCTTCGCCTACGACCCGGCCGAGCCCGCCTTCGTCGTCGCCGCGCTCGAAGCCGCGGGGGCCATGGTCGCGGGCAAGACCAACCTCGACCAGTTCGCCACCGGGCTCGTCGGCACGCGCTCGCCGTACGGAGCACCGCCCAACGCGTTCAAGCCGGAGATCGTCTCGGGCGGATCCAGCTCGGGCTCGGCTGTCGCCGTCGCGAAAGGGCTCGTGCACTTCGCGCTCGGCACCGACACCGCGGGCTCGGGTCGCGTGCCGGCCGGGCTCAACAACCTCGTCGGCTGGAAACCGACTCGCGGCCTGCTCTCGGTGCGCGGCGTCGTGCCTGCATGCCGCTCGCTCGACTGCGTCTCGATCTTCACGCTCACCGTCGCCGACGCTGCACGCGTCTTCCGTGTCGCGGCAACCTTCGATGCGGCCGATCCGTGTGCGCGGTCCCTCGCCCTCGACCGCCCGCTCCTTCGCCATGAGTTCACCTTCGCGGTTCCGCGCGCGGCGGACCTCGAGTTCTTCGGCGACTCGTTAGCCCAAGCCGCCTTCGCCGACGCCGTCTCCCGAATGAAGGCCCTGGGGGGCATGCCGCGCGAGATCGACTTCGCGCCCTGGCGCGAGGTCGCCGACTCTCTCTACGACGGCCCGCGCGTGGCGGAGCGTCACGCCGGCATCCGCGCGTTCTTCGACGCCCACGCCGATGCCGTCGATCCCACGGTTCGCAGGATCCTCGATCGTGGCGCAACGTTCTCCGCCACCGACACCTTCGTGGCCGAGGCGCGCCTGGATGAGCTGCGCGCGAAGCTCACGCCCTTGTGGTCGACGTTCGATGTCCTCGTCGTCCCGACCGCGCCGACGGCCTACAGCATCGCCGCCGTGCAGGCCGATCCCATCGAGCTGAACCGCCGCCTCGGCACGTACACGAACTTCGCCAACCTGCTCGACCTCGCGGCGATTGCCGTGCCCGCCTCGATGCGCCCGGATGGATTGCCGAGCGGCATCACGTTGCTCGCTCCGGCCGGCGGCGACCTGATGCTGGCCCACCTTGCGCAGCGCTTCCACGCGACGGGCACGCTCCCGTTGGGCGCGATCGGTGTCGCTGCACCCGCCGCCGAAACGCTCGCGGGTCATGGCGATACAGTCCAGGTCGCCGTCGTTGGTGCGCACCTCCAGGGTCTGCCTCTCAACCGCGAGCTCACCGAGCGCGGGGCGAAGCTCGTGCGCTCCACTCGCACCGCACCGCACTACCGCCTCTACGCGCTCCCGGCGACCACGCCGCCCAAGCCGGGCCTCGTGCGCACCGCCGGCGAGGGCCAGCGCATCGCGGTCGAAGTGTGGGAGCTGCCCGCTTCCGCCTTCGGCCGCTTCGTCGCCGGCATTCCCGCGCCGCTGTGCATCGGCACGCTCGAGCTCGAGGACGGCTCGCACGTGCAGGGCTTCCTCTGCGAAGCCGCAGCCATCGCCGGTGCCGAGGACATCTCGCGCTTCGGCGGATGGCGCGCCTATCTCGAATCCCGCAACCCCCGCACGACTTCCGCGACACCCCAAAAGGAGACGCCATGAACGACGCCCCGAAAGACCTGGTCCCCACGAATCGCCGCCGGCTCATCGGTGCTGCCCTCGCAGGCACGTTCATCGCCGGCGCACCCGCGATCGTTCGCGCGCAGGCGATGCCGAAGATCCGCGTCGGCTTCTGGCCCATCGCGTCGGGCCTGCCGTTCTACGCCGCGATCGAGAAGGGCTACTTCAAGGAAGCGGGCGTCGATGTCGAGCCGCTCAAGTTCGCCGGCGCTCAACAGGTGATGGAGGCGATGCTCTCGGGACGTTCCGACGGCAGCGCCAACGGCACCGGATCGGCCAACCTCGCCATCGGCGCCATCGCGCAGCCCGGGCTCTTCAAGATCTTCTGCACCAATCCCAGCAACGCGAAGTTCGTGCTGGATGAGTTCATCGCGCCCGCGAACGCCACCTACAAGACGATCGGCGAGATCAAGGGCAAGCGCGTCGCCTCGGGCCCAGGTATCCAGAACGTGACGCTGGCCAAGACGATGCTCGAGCGGGCCGGCGCCACGGGCAACACGGTGATCGAGCTTCCGATCGGGCAGCACGTGGCCGCGATCGCCGCGGGCCAGGTGGACGCGTGCTACACGCTCGAGCCCACCGGCACCATCGGCCGCATGAACGGCACGACGAAGATCATCGAGGCGGGCGTGGTCGCGAAATACATCCTCGGCGACCCGATGGCGCCCTGGCATGGCGGCGCGGCGACGCTCACCTCGGAGTTCATCAAGAAGAATCCCGAAGCCACGAAGAAATACATGGCGGCGTACATCAAAGGCGTGGAGCTGGTGCGCACGAAGCCGGACGAAGCGCGCGCCTTCATGAAGGGCTATACCGCGATCGAGGGCCCGCTCACCAACGAGGTGCCGCTCGCCTCGTACATGCCCTACAGCGAATTCAACGCGAGCTCGATCGCGTACTTCCAGAAGTTCTACGACCTGTTCACCGAGAAGGGCATCTTCTCGCAGAAGGTGGACGTGAACACGCTGCTCTACAAGGCATGAAGGCGACCTGGGGCCGGGCCCTCCCCTTCGTCGGGCCCGTGTTGCTCTTCATCGCGTGGGACCTCGTGGTGCGCACCGGCTTCATCAAGGCGATCCTGCTGCCCGCTCCCTGGGACGCGCTCACGGCCCTGGTGAGCGGTCTCGCCGGCGGACCGCTGCTGATCGACTTCCTCGTGACCGTGAAGCGCACGCTGCAAGCTTTCGTGATCGCCGCGGTGATCGGCGTGCCGCTGGGGATCGTGCTGGGCAGCAACGAGCGGGCGTACCGAAGCGTGGAGTTCCTGATCGACTTCTTCCGCTCGACTCCGTCCTCGGCGCTGATCCCGCTCTTCCTGCTGATCTTCGGCGTGTCCGACATCAACAAGGTCGCGATCGCCGCATTCGGGGCGTTCCTGCTGGTCGTCTTCAACAGCGCCTACGGTGTGATCAATGCGAGGAAGCAGCGCGTGATGGCCGCGAAGGTGATGGGTGCCAATCGCTGGCAGATCTTCAAGGACGTGCTGGTGTGGGAGAGCCTGCAGCCGACTTTCGTGGGGCTGCGCAGCGCCGTCTCGATGGCGCTGGTGATCGTGATCGTGGCCGAGATGTTCATCGGGTCCGACAACGGCCTGGGCCACCGCATCATCGATGCGCAGCAGGTCCTCAACGTGAAGAGCATGTACGCCGCCATCCTCGCCGCGGGCGTGCTGGGTTATGCCCTCAATGTGCTCTTCCTTTATATCGAGCGGCGGATCGTGCACTGGAGCGGACGATGAACGCGCGCGTCGTGAACCCGCCCTTCGAGCCGGATCCGCCGGCCCCGCCGTTCATCCCGGGCCCCACCGGCACCCACATCACGATCCGCGGGCTCACGAAGTTCTTCGCGGGCTGGCCGCTGTACGAGGACTTCGACCTCGACATCCCCAAGGGCAAGATCGTCTCGGTCTTCGGGCCCAACGGCTGCGGCAAGTCGACGCTGATCAACATGATCTCGGGGCTGATCCCGATCGACCAGGGAGAGATCCTCTTCGACGGCAAGTCGCTCAAGGAAACGAAGATCGGCTACGTGTTCCAGAACTACCGCGAGGCGATGTTCCCGTGGATGCGCACCATCGACAACATCGCCTATCCGCTGAAGCTCGAGGGCAAGTCCAAGCGCGAGGTCGATCGCCGGCTGGAGGAGCTGGTGGCGTCGTTCGACGTGAAATTCGACCTCAAGCGCTACCCGTACGAGATGTCGGGCGGCCAGCAGCAGACGGCCTCGATCATGCGGGCCCTGGCGCCCAATCCGGAGGTGCTGTTCCTCGACGAGCCGTTCTCCGCGCTGGATTACGAGATGACACTCTTCATTCGTGAGAAGCTGCAGGAAGTCTTCATCGCCACGGGAACCACGATGATGCTGGTGTCGCATGACCTCGAAGAAGCCGTGTACCTCGCCGACGAGGTGCTGCTGCTCACGAAGCGGCCCACCAAGGTGGCCGAGATCCTGCGCTACGGGGATCCGCGGCCGCGGACCGTCGAGACGCTGACGTCGCCGTCCTTCATCGCGGCCAAGAAGCACAGCCTGGAGGTCTTCCAGCGCGAGGTCCGACGGTAGATGGCGAACAAGAAGGTTCCTGCGTACGTCGACGGCGCCGCCGCCCTCCACGGCCTCACGCTGAAGGGCGAGGAGCGCGACCGCGTGATCCTGCAGTTCGAGCGCCTGGCGGAGATCGCCGCTCCCCTGCTCGCCGTGCCGATCCAGCCCGACGACGAGCCCGCACCGGTGTTCGAGCCGTGAGCGAAAGCGCTCTCTCGATCGCGCAGTCGATTCGCGATGGGACGGTGAAAGCGGTCGACGTCGTCGAGGGCACGCTCGCGAACATTGCCCGGCTGAATCCGCAGCTGAATGCCTTTGTCGCCGTGACGGCCGATCGTGCGCGCTCCGAAGCGAAGGCCGTCGACAAGGCGCGCGCGGCCGGGCAGGTCCTTCCCCCGCTCGCCGGCGTTCCGTATGCGGTGAAGAATCTCTTCGACGTCGCGGGGCTCGCCACGCTCGCGGGCTCGAAGATCAACGCCTCGCACCCGCCCGCGAAGTCGGATGCCGCGCTGGTGACCCGAATGAAGTCCGCGGGCGCCGTGCTGGTGGGCACGCTCAACATGGACGAGTTCGCCTACGGCTTCACGACGGAGAACACGCACTACGGACCGACGCGAAACCCGCATGATCCCGAACGCATCGCCGGCGGTTCCTCGGGCGGTTCCGGTGCCGCGGCCGCCGCGCGCCTGGTTCCGGTCACGCTCGCCTCCGACACCAACGGATCGATCCGCGTCCCCGCCTCGCTCTGCGGCGTGTGGGGATTGAAACCGACGTACGGCAGGCTTTCGCGCTCCGGCACGTTCCCGTTCGTCGCGAGCCTCGATCACCTGGGGCCGATCGCCGCCGACCTTCGCGACCTCGC includes the following:
- a CDS encoding MFS transporter yields the protein MTRSVPPASAAWLVWGMGACFYLIAFYQRVAPAVLAQDLSRDFNLSAAALGNLSAFYFYSYVAGQIPTGLAADRWGPRRLLAAGAAVMALGTLAFGLAPNAIVANAGRLLIGAAGGVAFVAMLKIATHWMVPRQFAYASATALFIGVCGATLAGAPLSFAVAHFGWRSVMVASAIATGLVAVAIWFVVRDDPTERGYASHFPEAAKPHESVSALHALREVLRHRNMWILLVGPAALSAIVLSFAGLWGVPFLVMHYNFTTAEAAGVASLMMIAWSVSGLGYGALSEKLGRRKPVMMGGIVAAMLLWSIVVFVPGLDRAVLIALLVAVGVSCGAFILTFPLAKESVPSRFGGTASGIANMGVMIGGMLMQPLVGVVLDRHWAGVMANGARWYDFDAFRAAFSAMLVWCAISLVLLAFARESHCRQAA
- a CDS encoding rhodanese-like domain-containing protein, whose amino-acid sequence is MDHLTPKQTYQYLKDNPDAVFVDCRSEMEYMFVGHPVGSMMVPWYDGADWELNTHFVGQVKRIAGANFEKRPIVLICRSGNRTLEAGDALEKAGFKHVINVLHGFEGELDPNHHRNTLSGWRVDGLPWEQY
- a CDS encoding amidohydrolase, whose amino-acid sequence is MNAPSSPFPFDSVIAAAAEKVEGKVVAWRRDFHQNPELGNREVRTAKIVADHLRALGFDEVREKVAHTGVVGILKGGKPGPVVALRADMDALPVAEEVDVPFKSEVRTEWNGQKCGVMHACGHDAHTSILMGVAEVLAGMRAQIPGTVTFIFQPAEETPPIGEDGGAKMMIEQGCLANPKVDAIFGLHVTSIFPTGMIGYRSGPFMASADDFRIFVRGTQTHAAMPWRGVDPIVVGAQIVTGLQTIVSRQMNIAKEPSIVTVGVFHGGVRHNIIPDEVKMEGTIRAFDEEQRNEVHTHVKRIAEMIAQAGGATAKVHIHRWYDVTVNDPALTDWSIPTLGRMAGDANVKVVDKVCGAEDFSFYQKAVPGFFYFVGCTPKDKDASTAAPNHSPRFFVDEECLKLGVKSLSALALDWLATHA
- a CDS encoding LysE family translocator: MEGHTLWVYAGASLALILTPGQDMLYVATRSLAQGRMAGLFSAIGVCCGILVHTALAAFGVGAILQASEGLFFALKLAGAAYLVYLGIRLLLTRALPPELATGGAALSPLALFWQGMLSNITNPKIVLFFLAFLPQFVDPASPHPTRDLVFLGVLYAAMALPVKAGVGLAGGSLSERVLKRPSTFVWMNRASGAVLVALGLRLAASER
- a CDS encoding enoyl-CoA hydratase/isomerase family protein encodes the protein MVRASTREGVATLGLDRPEKGNALSVELVAALHAAIDAAVADTTVHTLVLAGSGSHFCTGFDLSSLDTETDATLADRFIALEKLLQALWHAPLRTIALAQGRTWGAGADIFASCDIRVANEDATFRFPGSAFGIVLGTRRLVEAIGWDIARPFVTEGAACDAGYALQCGLATRVGIASWLEEQASTPVVDRETFAAIRRVARGDHCEEDLASLTSSARRPGLKQRIVDYRAGLKKAPKTPL
- a CDS encoding cysteine dioxygenase yields the protein MNRLDRFVAGTTKIVEEEKAEAKILARVSPLLADLIAHDDWLDEKYTVPGPDTYRQYLLYRDPQERFSVISFVWGPGQKTPVHDHTVWGLVGVMRGAELCEEFEHDAQGRAKATGHEHVLKKGQIEAVSPTVGDVHTVANALADQPSISIHVYGADIGRVKRHWYDAKTGEAREFVSGYSNA
- a CDS encoding CaiB/BaiF CoA transferase family protein, with product MNAHSVKPLEGVKVVEFCQVAAGPFCGMLLADYGAEVIKVEPPEGDAMRQWPPVANGYSENFASINRGKQSVALDLKDPASRDFARALALEADVLIENNRPGVMARLGLGWDWFGPRKPSLIYCSISAFGQAGPRSAEGGFDLTIQAASGVMSVTGEPDGAPVKCGVPLSDFASGLYAAFTIAAKIAQVRSGGPGGTIDVPMFATTLAIAALQTSEYFGTGKNPRKLGSAHPRNAPYQAYRAADGFFAIAAGNQKLWQSVCDVVGMPELVADARFASTTLRAQNQGALKDLLEAKFATAGAASWLAKFRDAGVPGAPINGYAEALADPQAVFLGLEQPVTLPGGRVTRTVGCPIRLDGAAVAVSKRYPALGEDTEALRESLEEKP
- a CDS encoding VOC family protein, yielding MIDGARYGHTNLIARDWRALARFYQDLFGCTPVPPERDFRGRDLERGSGIARAELRGVHLRLPGHGPSGPTLEIFNYNVLEERPRTAVNRPGFGHIAFVVDDVEAARQAVLSAGGRSVGDVVTLTNAAGARLTWTYVTDPEDNVIELQSPAK
- the atzF gene encoding allophanate hydrolase; the encoded protein is MPPPIPATIAALHDAYRAGKLRPTDVVEAWLARDASERAAPVWISVQSPEVLRARASTLDAQLRTDPQRALASPVFGTLFAVKDNIDCAGLPTTAACPAFAYDPAEPAFVVAALEAAGAMVAGKTNLDQFATGLVGTRSPYGAPPNAFKPEIVSGGSSSGSAVAVAKGLVHFALGTDTAGSGRVPAGLNNLVGWKPTRGLLSVRGVVPACRSLDCVSIFTLTVADAARVFRVAATFDAADPCARSLALDRPLLRHEFTFAVPRAADLEFFGDSLAQAAFADAVSRMKALGGMPREIDFAPWREVADSLYDGPRVAERHAGIRAFFDAHADAVDPTVRRILDRGATFSATDTFVAEARLDELRAKLTPLWSTFDVLVVPTAPTAYSIAAVQADPIELNRRLGTYTNFANLLDLAAIAVPASMRPDGLPSGITLLAPAGGDLMLAHLAQRFHATGTLPLGAIGVAAPAAETLAGHGDTVQVAVVGAHLQGLPLNRELTERGAKLVRSTRTAPHYRLYALPATTPPKPGLVRTAGEGQRIAVEVWELPASAFGRFVAGIPAPLCIGTLELEDGSHVQGFLCEAAAIAGAEDISRFGGWRAYLESRNPRTTSATPQKETP
- a CDS encoding ABC transporter substrate-binding protein, with the translated sequence MNDAPKDLVPTNRRRLIGAALAGTFIAGAPAIVRAQAMPKIRVGFWPIASGLPFYAAIEKGYFKEAGVDVEPLKFAGAQQVMEAMLSGRSDGSANGTGSANLAIGAIAQPGLFKIFCTNPSNAKFVLDEFIAPANATYKTIGEIKGKRVASGPGIQNVTLAKTMLERAGATGNTVIELPIGQHVAAIAAGQVDACYTLEPTGTIGRMNGTTKIIEAGVVAKYILGDPMAPWHGGAATLTSEFIKKNPEATKKYMAAYIKGVELVRTKPDEARAFMKGYTAIEGPLTNEVPLASYMPYSEFNASSIAYFQKFYDLFTEKGIFSQKVDVNTLLYKA
- a CDS encoding ABC transporter permease, whose translation is MKATWGRALPFVGPVLLFIAWDLVVRTGFIKAILLPAPWDALTALVSGLAGGPLLIDFLVTVKRTLQAFVIAAVIGVPLGIVLGSNERAYRSVEFLIDFFRSTPSSALIPLFLLIFGVSDINKVAIAAFGAFLLVVFNSAYGVINARKQRVMAAKVMGANRWQIFKDVLVWESLQPTFVGLRSAVSMALVIVIVAEMFIGSDNGLGHRIIDAQQVLNVKSMYAAILAAGVLGYALNVLFLYIERRIVHWSGR